One window from the genome of Pandoraea fibrosis encodes:
- a CDS encoding AraC family transcriptional regulator, with protein MRKQAAQALSPSEASLAQVRTVALLRALAPHEGYNLTALPSVRILRSDRALSRTPVLYDPGIVIVCQGRKRGYFGDQLYLYDEQHYLAVSVPVPFSMETDATPERPLLALYLHLDFAMAAELAAQIDREGVSDRVAAPQSLMSTPMDDAMQMSVSRFLEAMSRPLEAAVLGPGLLRELYFRVLTGAQGGAMREALAMRGQFGKIGRSLRLIHSAYAQSLDVTQLAEEAGMSVPSFHSHFKTITQVSPMQYVKSTRLHQARLLMVRQGLSAEAACHAVGYTSASQFSREFKRLFGSTPAAEAKRMRESFAMPTAFADAIYVASH; from the coding sequence ATGAGAAAACAGGCTGCGCAAGCGTTGTCACCGAGCGAGGCATCGCTGGCGCAAGTCCGCACGGTCGCCTTGTTGCGTGCACTGGCGCCACACGAGGGTTACAACCTGACGGCGTTGCCGAGCGTTCGCATCTTGCGCTCCGACCGTGCGCTGTCGCGTACCCCTGTGCTTTACGACCCCGGCATCGTGATCGTTTGTCAGGGCCGCAAGCGGGGGTACTTCGGCGACCAACTCTATCTGTACGACGAGCAGCACTATCTCGCCGTCTCGGTCCCTGTGCCGTTCAGCATGGAAACCGATGCCACGCCCGAGCGCCCGCTGCTCGCGCTGTACCTGCACCTCGATTTCGCCATGGCTGCGGAGTTGGCCGCGCAAATCGATCGGGAGGGCGTGTCGGATCGTGTGGCGGCGCCACAGAGCCTGATGTCGACGCCGATGGACGATGCGATGCAAATGTCGGTGTCGCGTTTTCTCGAAGCGATGTCGCGACCGCTCGAGGCTGCCGTATTGGGGCCGGGCCTGCTGCGGGAACTGTATTTCCGTGTGCTGACCGGTGCTCAGGGGGGAGCGATGCGAGAGGCGCTGGCGATGCGGGGGCAGTTCGGCAAAATCGGCCGTTCGCTGCGACTGATCCATTCCGCCTACGCGCAGTCGTTGGACGTGACGCAACTCGCCGAAGAAGCCGGCATGAGCGTGCCGAGCTTTCACAGTCATTTCAAGACGATCACGCAGGTGTCGCCCATGCAGTACGTGAAGTCGACGCGTCTGCATCAGGCGCGATTGCTGATGGTGCGTCAGGGGCTGAGCGCCGAGGCCGCCTGCCACGCTGTGGGGTATACAAGCGCGTCGCAATTCAGTCGAGAGTTCAAGCGCCTGTTTGGCTCGACCCCCGCGGCGGAGGCGAAGCGCATGCGCGAAAGTTTTGCCATGCCCACGGCATTTGCCGATGCCATTTACGTCGCGTCGCATTGA
- a CDS encoding oxidoreductase, with protein sequence MASSKILLITGVSSGFGRALAQEALAAGHQVVGTVRTAQAKRDFEALSETAAFGRVLDVTDFDAIDAVVSDIEAHVGPVDVLVNNAGYGHEGILEESPLSEMRRQFDVNVFGAVAMMKAVLPFMRGRRRGHILNITSMGGHVTMPGIAYYCGSKFALEGISESVGKEVGPLGIAVTAVAPGSFRTDWAGRSMARTPRSIPDYDAIFDPVRSAREQKHGKQLGDPMKAARAMLAVIASDHPPAHLLLGSDALGLVREKWAAMDEALRTWESLTVSTDG encoded by the coding sequence ATGGCATCCAGCAAGATCCTGCTCATCACCGGCGTCAGCAGCGGCTTCGGGCGCGCACTCGCGCAAGAGGCGCTTGCCGCAGGCCATCAGGTCGTGGGCACGGTGAGAACCGCGCAGGCAAAACGCGATTTCGAGGCACTGTCGGAGACGGCCGCTTTCGGACGCGTGCTCGACGTCACCGACTTCGACGCCATCGACGCCGTCGTGTCCGATATCGAGGCGCACGTCGGCCCTGTCGATGTCCTGGTCAACAACGCGGGGTATGGACATGAAGGCATTCTGGAAGAGTCGCCGCTGTCGGAAATGCGCCGGCAGTTCGACGTGAACGTCTTCGGTGCCGTCGCCATGATGAAAGCGGTCTTGCCCTTCATGCGCGGGCGCCGACGCGGCCACATCCTGAACATCACGTCGATGGGAGGTCACGTCACCATGCCGGGCATTGCCTACTACTGCGGAAGTAAATTTGCGCTCGAAGGGATTTCGGAAAGCGTTGGCAAAGAGGTCGGGCCTTTGGGGATCGCCGTGACCGCCGTGGCGCCGGGGTCGTTCCGCACGGACTGGGCCGGACGGTCGATGGCACGCACGCCGCGCTCGATCCCCGACTACGACGCCATTTTCGATCCTGTTCGCTCCGCGCGGGAGCAGAAACACGGCAAGCAATTGGGCGATCCGATGAAAGCGGCACGGGCCATGCTCGCGGTGATCGCGTCGGATCATCCACCAGCGCATCTCCTGCTTGGCAGCGATGCGCTCGGACTCGTGCGTGAAAAATGGGCGGCAATGGACGAAGCGTTGCGCACGTGGGAGTCGCTCACCGTGTCAACGGACGGCTGA
- a CDS encoding Dabb family protein, protein MTATPLAANLPAETLAPPVEYTSPLAEARLAHRCAQIGERAFTARDYRAVPLRHIVLLRFANDVPIATREHMIERFVRLKDDCLREGQPYIRSLEHGRQESGEGNGLGFEHVFLMTFDSEGDRNFYVGEPIVHDATCFDPVHHAFKAAIGPTLAPQGALVFDFFPGAR, encoded by the coding sequence ATGACCGCCACACCGCTCGCGGCAAACCTGCCAGCCGAGACACTCGCCCCTCCGGTCGAATACACTTCGCCACTGGCGGAGGCGCGCCTCGCGCACCGCTGTGCGCAAATTGGCGAGCGCGCTTTCACGGCGAGAGACTATCGCGCCGTCCCGTTAAGGCACATTGTGTTGCTGCGTTTTGCAAACGACGTGCCAATCGCCACGCGTGAGCATATGATTGAGCGCTTTGTGCGCCTGAAGGACGACTGCCTGCGCGAGGGACAACCGTATATTCGCAGCCTCGAGCACGGCCGGCAGGAAAGCGGAGAAGGCAACGGGCTCGGATTCGAACATGTGTTCCTCATGACGTTCGATTCCGAAGGGGATCGCAACTTCTATGTCGGCGAGCCCATCGTGCACGACGCCACGTGTTTCGACCCCGTCCATCACGCGTTCAAAGCGGCGATTGGCCCGACACTTGCGCCTCAGGGTGCACTCGTTTTCGACTTTTTTCCCGGCGCGCGGTGA
- a CDS encoding enolase C-terminal domain-like protein: MRITEIREHTIPVSRYQDPAVASGGLTTSLVAVTTDVMREGKPVIGYGYASIGRFAQGGLIRERFAPRLLAAGDRDLDDENGVTLDPFRAWRLMMTGEKPGGHGERCVAVGALDMAIWDAAAKMADLPLYRFLADKLGREVGVAPRVAVYAGGGYPYPHDDLARLSDEIRRAVDLGFTYVKIKIGSDALDQDLRRIDAAARGLASASHLAVDAMNRFDLATGLNVARALKGYALHWFEDICDPLDFATQAAIASAYGGPIAAGEALFSQAEANLLANYGGLTPGRDVLVFDPVHCYGVPGYLRIVETMTAAGWSRDAFWPHGGHLFSLHLCAALGLGGAELTPFAFAPFAGLADGMRVAAGQIDVPQSPGIGFETVPAIWQALQALH; this comes from the coding sequence ATGCGCATTACCGAGATTCGCGAGCACACCATCCCCGTTTCCCGCTATCAGGATCCCGCCGTGGCGTCGGGCGGCCTGACGACCAGTCTGGTCGCCGTGACGACCGACGTCATGCGCGAAGGCAAGCCCGTGATCGGCTACGGTTATGCGTCCATTGGGCGCTTTGCTCAGGGAGGGCTGATTCGGGAGCGGTTTGCGCCACGTCTGCTGGCGGCCGGCGATCGCGACCTTGACGACGAGAATGGCGTCACGCTGGACCCATTTCGTGCGTGGCGCCTGATGATGACTGGCGAGAAGCCAGGCGGTCATGGCGAACGATGTGTGGCCGTCGGCGCGTTGGACATGGCGATCTGGGACGCCGCCGCGAAAATGGCGGACTTGCCGTTGTACCGCTTCCTTGCCGACAAGCTGGGACGTGAGGTGGGCGTGGCGCCGCGCGTGGCGGTGTATGCCGGCGGTGGCTATCCGTATCCGCACGATGATCTGGCGAGACTGTCCGACGAAATACGGCGAGCGGTCGATCTCGGTTTTACTTACGTCAAGATCAAGATTGGCAGCGATGCGCTGGATCAGGATCTGCGTCGCATCGATGCGGCAGCGCGCGGACTGGCAAGCGCGAGCCATCTGGCCGTGGACGCGATGAACCGGTTCGATCTCGCGACGGGACTGAACGTTGCCCGGGCACTGAAGGGCTACGCGCTACATTGGTTCGAGGACATCTGCGATCCGCTCGACTTTGCCACGCAGGCAGCAATCGCGTCGGCATATGGCGGCCCCATTGCCGCAGGTGAGGCGCTGTTTTCGCAGGCCGAGGCAAACCTGCTCGCGAACTATGGCGGATTGACGCCAGGGCGCGATGTGCTCGTTTTCGATCCCGTGCACTGCTACGGCGTACCGGGCTATCTTCGGATCGTCGAGACCATGACGGCCGCCGGATGGTCGCGCGACGCATTCTGGCCGCACGGCGGGCATCTGTTTTCCTTGCATCTTTGTGCGGCGTTGGGGTTGGGCGGTGCAGAGCTCACGCCATTCGCCTTCGCGCCGTTCGCCGGACTGGCCGACGGCATGCGTGTGGCCGCGGGACAGATCGACGTGCCGCAGTCGCCGGGCATCGGGTTCGAGACGGTTCCGGCCATCTGGCAGGCGTTGCAGGCGCTTCATTGA
- a CDS encoding ABC transporter substrate-binding protein encodes MMNRLSQLAYWFALAGALVLSTARVARAEEISVTQWGSSLYGLPYAVAMDKGLFKKAGVDITGILSSGGGGTTVRNILASKTPYGEVAVSAALAAARQGLDIVIVNVGTRSVAEASMVTMPGSNVHTLDDLVGKKVAITAPKSVSEMLFLMVLREKGIDASKVTRLASGGYVNGMTMLEQGAVAGAVAIEPLSILRKSQYRTLYRAGDVLKPMTTSVGITTRAFAQSHPDTLRAIIAGRRAGVDATYADPAGAAKLLAAQFKLSPDVAKEAVDNMVRSHMWSPGQFDRAELDRVASGLKLIGEIREDVDWAKLIDSRFLPADLRTKGQR; translated from the coding sequence ATGATGAATAGGCTGTCCCAACTCGCTTACTGGTTCGCACTGGCGGGCGCCCTTGTTCTGTCGACGGCACGCGTCGCGCGCGCCGAAGAGATTTCCGTCACCCAATGGGGCAGCAGTCTGTACGGACTGCCTTACGCCGTGGCGATGGACAAGGGCTTGTTCAAGAAGGCGGGCGTCGACATCACGGGCATCCTCAGCTCGGGCGGCGGCGGCACGACCGTGCGCAACATTCTGGCGAGCAAGACACCCTACGGTGAAGTCGCGGTGTCCGCCGCGCTGGCCGCCGCGCGTCAGGGTCTGGACATCGTGATCGTGAACGTGGGCACGCGCAGCGTTGCCGAGGCGTCGATGGTGACGATGCCCGGCAGCAACGTGCACACGCTCGACGATCTCGTCGGCAAGAAGGTCGCCATCACCGCGCCAAAGAGTGTGTCGGAAATGCTCTTCCTGATGGTCTTGCGCGAGAAGGGAATCGACGCCTCGAAGGTCACGCGCCTTGCATCCGGCGGTTACGTCAACGGCATGACGATGCTCGAACAGGGCGCAGTCGCCGGTGCCGTCGCGATCGAACCGCTGTCGATTCTCCGCAAGTCTCAATATCGCACGCTCTATCGCGCAGGCGACGTGCTCAAACCGATGACCACATCGGTCGGCATTACCACGCGCGCGTTCGCCCAGTCGCACCCCGACACCTTGCGCGCCATCATCGCCGGACGCCGTGCCGGCGTTGACGCCACCTATGCGGATCCGGCCGGCGCGGCGAAGCTGCTCGCGGCACAGTTCAAGCTGTCACCCGACGTCGCCAAGGAGGCGGTCGACAACATGGTGCGCTCGCACATGTGGAGCCCGGGACAGTTCGACCGCGCCGAACTGGATCGCGTCGCGAGCGGCCTTAAGCTCATCGGCGAGATCAGGGAAGACGTCGACTGGGCAAAGCTGATCGACTCGCGCTTCCTGCCGGCAGACCTCCGCACCAAGGGTCAGCGATGA